A stretch of Eleutherodactylus coqui strain aEleCoq1 chromosome 2, aEleCoq1.hap1, whole genome shotgun sequence DNA encodes these proteins:
- the LOC136610029 gene encoding serine/arginine repetitive matrix protein 1-like, with protein sequence MTKKGAEKESSSSPTRHNRKKVPRKRAAPSPTRHDRKKMLRKKAAPSPTRHDRKKVLRKKAAPSPTRHDRKKVLRKKAAPSTTQNDKKKVPRKKAAPSPTRHNKKKVPRKKAASSPTRHDKKKVSIKRAAPSPTRHDKKKVPRKKAAPLPTRHDKKKVPRKKATPSPTRHDKKKVLRKKAAPSPTQHDGRKLLRKKAASSPIGYDPSDMTEGNY encoded by the coding sequence ATGACAAAAAAAGGTGCTGAGAAAGAAAGCAGCTCCTCACCCACACGACATAACAGAAAGAAGGTGCCGAGAAAgagagcagctccttcacccacacGACATGACAGAAAGAAGATGCTAAGAaagaaagcagctccttcacccacacGACATGACAGAAAGAAAGTGCTGAGAaagaaagcagctccttcacccacacGACATGACAGAAAGAAAGTGCTGAGAAAGAAAGCAGCTCCTTCAACCACACAAAATGACAAAAAGAAGGTGCCGAGAaagaaagcagctccttcacccacacGACATAACAAAAAGAAGGTGCCGAGAAAGAAAGCAGCTTCTTCACCCACACGACATGACAAAAAGAAGGTGTCGATAAAgagagcagctccttcacccacacGACATGACAAAAAGAAGGTGCCGAGAAAGAAAGCAGCTCCTTTACCCACACGACATGACAAAAAGAAGGTGCCGAGAAAGAAAGCAACTCCTTCACCCACACGACATGACAAAAAGAAGGTGCTGAGAaagaaagcagctccttcacccacacAACATGACGGAAGGAAGCTGCTGAGAAAGAAAGCAGCTTCTTCACCCATTGGATATGACCCATCGGATATGACAGAAGGCAACTACTGA